In one Candidatus Woesearchaeota archaeon B3_Woes genomic region, the following are encoded:
- the endA gene encoding tRNA-intron lyase, with protein MTTKKKKTTKKQETNTIKPKEPIKAVLSGERVTTENSDQSRELYNQSRYGILLNNGRVQLSLIESAYLLEKGVLETVSASNRKIDFEKFIKKAIKLEPNFWTRYCVFKDIRNRGYIIKTALKFGADFRVYDRGVKPGEDHAKWIVYPVQEASALTWYEFSAKNRVAHSTKKKLLMAVLDAENDVTYWEIKWTRP; from the coding sequence ATGACAACAAAAAAAAAGAAAACAACAAAAAAACAAGAAACAAACACAATTAAACCAAAAGAACCCATAAAAGCAGTTCTATCCGGAGAAAGAGTTACAACGGAAAATTCTGATCAATCTCGTGAATTATATAATCAAAGCAGATATGGAATACTTCTTAATAACGGGAGGGTCCAATTATCATTAATAGAATCAGCATACCTTCTAGAGAAAGGAGTATTAGAAACAGTATCTGCCTCAAACAGAAAAATAGATTTTGAAAAATTTATAAAAAAAGCAATCAAATTAGAACCAAACTTTTGGACAAGATATTGTGTCTTTAAAGATATAAGAAATAGGGGATATATTATAAAAACCGCGTTAAAATTTGGTGCAGATTTCAGAGTTTATGATAGGGGAGTTAAACCAGGAGAAGATCATGCAAAATGGATAGTCTATCCTGTACAAGAAGCATCTGCTTTAACATGGTATGAATTTTCTGCAAAAAACAGAGTAGCACATTCAACAAAAAAGAAACTTTTAATGGCTGTTTTGGACGCAGAAAACGATGTAACATATTGGGAAATAAAGTGGACAAGACCGTAG
- a CDS encoding flap endonuclease-1, translating to MGIAFKDIILGKEIDIKTLKGKTLIIDTFNLLYQFLSSIRSRDGSLLTDSQGNVTSHLIGLFSRITNLLQYDLKLVFVFDGEPPSLKQKERERRKQSKIQAQKKYETAKAKEDIESMKKYASRTTALSQEMIEDAKKLIQYLGLPIVQAPSEGEAQAVYIAKKENCFVVSQDYDSLLYGIPQLIRNLSILGKRKQTNKLSYTTVKPEIIDLADVLNNLTIDLDQLIAMAMLIGTDYNPGGIKGIGPKNALTLVKKYKKDFDSLFKEVKWNEFFDFEWKEVYDLFKKMPVTDDYELKWKSINTKEIKEFLLKHDFSEERINSTLEKLEKKENSKKQKSLFEF from the coding sequence ATGGGAATAGCATTTAAGGACATCATTCTAGGAAAAGAGATAGACATTAAAACCTTAAAAGGAAAAACCCTGATCATAGATACATTTAATCTATTATACCAATTTCTCAGTAGCATAAGATCAAGAGATGGGTCTTTGCTTACAGATTCTCAGGGAAACGTCACAAGCCACCTAATTGGATTATTTTCTAGAATAACAAATTTACTCCAATATGATTTAAAATTAGTATTTGTTTTTGATGGAGAACCCCCTTCTTTAAAACAAAAAGAAAGAGAAAGAAGAAAACAATCCAAAATACAAGCCCAAAAAAAATACGAAACAGCAAAAGCAAAAGAAGACATAGAATCAATGAAAAAATATGCATCAAGAACAACAGCACTTTCACAAGAAATGATAGAAGACGCCAAAAAATTAATACAATATTTAGGATTGCCAATAGTACAGGCCCCATCAGAAGGAGAAGCCCAGGCAGTTTATATTGCTAAAAAAGAAAACTGTTTTGTAGTAAGTCAAGATTATGATTCCTTGCTGTACGGCATACCCCAACTTATAAGAAATTTATCAATACTAGGCAAAAGAAAACAAACAAATAAACTAAGTTATACAACTGTTAAACCAGAGATAATTGACTTAGCAGATGTTCTTAATAATTTAACAATAGATTTAGACCAGCTAATAGCAATGGCCATGTTAATAGGCACAGACTATAATCCTGGCGGGATTAAAGGGATTGGCCCTAAAAATGCATTAACCTTAGTCAAAAAATACAAAAAAGATTTTGATAGTTTATTTAAAGAAGTGAAATGGAACGAGTTTTTTGATTTTGAATGGAAAGAAGTATATGATTTATTTAAAAAAATGCCGGTTACAGATGATTATGAACTAAAATGGAAAAGTATTAATACAAAAGAAATAAAAGAATTTTTATTAAAGCACGATTTTTCAGAGGAAAGAATAAATTCAACCTTAGAAAAACTTGAAAAAAAAGAAAATTCAAAAAAACAAAAATCACTTTTTGAATTTTAA
- a CDS encoding tyrosine--tRNA ligase: MNGEEKFKLIARELQEVVGENELKDILKKRDLKVYWGTAPTGKPNLGYFVPMLKIADFLKAGCEVTILFANMHAYLDNMKTDWDLLEYRTKYYQLLIKEILKSVGVSLDKLKFVTGTDFQLKKEYSLDMYRLSALSSTRDTKRAGADVVKQLETPKMSGLLYPILQALDEQYLVVDAQFGGVDQRKLFMFAREFLPKIGYEKRIHLMNYLIPGLTQSGKMSSSEPNSKIDFDETDKEIQKKVNKAFCVDGKVEGNGLLAIARFIIFKTLEHEKRDFVIDRPEKWGGEIVFKNYKELEAAFVKKELASVDLKQGISDEIIKLIDPIRKTLVKEKELVKKAYP; the protein is encoded by the coding sequence ATGAATGGAGAGGAAAAGTTTAAGTTAATCGCAAGGGAATTGCAAGAGGTTGTTGGGGAGAATGAATTAAAAGATATTCTTAAAAAAAGAGATTTAAAAGTATATTGGGGTACTGCTCCAACTGGTAAACCTAATTTGGGTTATTTTGTTCCGATGTTAAAGATAGCTGATTTTCTAAAAGCTGGTTGTGAGGTAACTATTCTGTTTGCGAATATGCATGCTTATCTTGATAACATGAAAACAGACTGGGATTTATTAGAGTACAGAACAAAATATTATCAATTGTTAATAAAGGAAATTTTGAAATCTGTCGGGGTTTCGTTAGATAAATTAAAATTTGTTACAGGAACTGATTTTCAATTAAAAAAAGAATATTCTTTAGATATGTATAGGTTATCTGCTCTATCTTCGACAAGGGATACTAAAAGAGCAGGAGCTGATGTTGTAAAGCAGTTAGAAACTCCTAAAATGTCTGGGCTGTTGTACCCTATTTTACAGGCCTTAGATGAGCAGTATTTGGTTGTAGATGCTCAGTTTGGAGGGGTTGATCAAAGAAAATTATTTATGTTTGCACGAGAATTTTTACCAAAGATAGGATATGAGAAAAGAATTCATCTGATGAATTATTTGATCCCTGGTTTAACTCAATCTGGCAAAATGTCAAGTTCTGAACCAAACTCGAAAATAGATTTTGATGAAACAGATAAAGAAATTCAGAAGAAGGTAAATAAGGCATTTTGTGTTGATGGAAAGGTTGAAGGCAATGGGTTGTTGGCAATAGCAAGATTTATTATTTTTAAGACATTAGAGCACGAAAAGAGGGATTTTGTGATTGATAGGCCAGAAAAATGGGGAGGGGAGATTGTTTTTAAGAATTATAAAGAGCTAGAAGCAGCTTTTGTAAAAAAAGAGTTAGCGAGTGTTGATTTAAAACAAGGAATTAGTGATGAAATTATAAAATTAATAGATCCAATAAGAAAAACTTTGGTAAAAGAGAAAGAATTAGTCAAAAAAGCTTATCCTTAA
- a CDS encoding tRNA dihydrouridine synthase DusB — MYKIGNLKLKNQLILAPMAGVNCAAFRLLCKEYGAGLVSTQMFHCDLISTLYKEDKNKLETLLGVSKQEHPLSIQIVGSNPENIKKSTIILNKYADIIDFNLGCPDKNILANKAGAFFSKHPEQISKVIKPIIENSKKPVTVKIRLGWNKDNITIEKQCKILEDFGVDAITIHARTTKQKYQGTADWSYIKKIKEKFNTKIIGNGDIFKPGTAKSKLEQSKADFLMIGRGALGNPFIFERTNYLLKHNKNKPETTKKEKQEAFLKFAKLYKQHKEQFKLSEFRQHAMWFTKNIKNAKQTRNQIMNIEDFDEIVELVKNSY, encoded by the coding sequence ATGTATAAGATAGGAAACCTAAAACTAAAAAACCAATTAATTTTAGCACCAATGGCCGGTGTTAATTGTGCTGCTTTTAGATTATTATGCAAGGAATATGGGGCAGGACTCGTATCTACTCAAATGTTTCATTGCGATTTAATCTCAACATTATACAAAGAAGACAAAAACAAACTAGAAACATTATTAGGGGTTTCAAAACAAGAACACCCCCTTTCAATCCAAATAGTGGGTTCTAATCCAGAAAACATCAAAAAATCAACCATAATATTAAACAAATACGCAGACATTATTGATTTTAACCTAGGATGTCCGGATAAAAACATTTTAGCAAACAAAGCAGGAGCCTTTTTCTCAAAACATCCAGAACAAATATCAAAAGTTATAAAACCCATAATTGAAAATTCAAAAAAACCAGTTACAGTAAAAATAAGGCTGGGGTGGAATAAAGACAACATAACTATAGAAAAACAATGCAAAATCCTAGAAGATTTTGGGGTTGATGCTATAACGATTCACGCAAGAACAACAAAACAAAAATATCAAGGCACAGCAGATTGGAGTTATATAAAAAAAATAAAAGAAAAATTTAACACAAAAATTATTGGAAACGGAGACATATTTAAACCAGGAACAGCAAAATCAAAACTAGAACAATCTAAAGCAGATTTTTTAATGATAGGTCGAGGAGCTTTAGGAAACCCTTTTATTTTTGAAAGAACAAATTACTTATTAAAACACAACAAAAATAAACCAGAAACAACAAAAAAAGAAAAACAAGAGGCTTTCTTGAAATTTGCAAAATTATACAAACAGCACAAGGAACAATTTAAACTATCAGAATTTAGGCAGCACGCAATGTGGTTTACAAAAAACATAAAAAACGCAAAACAAACAAGAAACCAAATAATGAACATAGAAGATTTTGATGAAATTGTTGAATTAGTCAAAAATAGTTATTAA
- a CDS encoding Replication factor C small subunit — protein MEEDKAIWTEKYRPSEFSDIKGQEEIVKRVKSFIEQKNMPHLLFAGPAGVGKTSLSLVVAKKLFGEEWHHNFLELNASDERGIDVVRVKVKNFARTRSIGNVPFKIIYLDECDALTKEAQQALRRTMENYTQTCRFILSCNYSSKIIDPIQSRCAIFRFKPIHKKDLKIIIDKIAKQENLKIDEKAKETLIEISEGDCRRLENILQSSAAMSKNITEDLLYDLISIAKPKEVTEVLKLALDNKFKESRDKLLDVMLNHGLSGIDIIKQIQKELLNLELDNRKKMELIDKCGETEFRITEGSDEFLQLEAFLAKVNLINLK, from the coding sequence ATGGAAGAAGATAAAGCAATATGGACTGAAAAATATAGACCAAGCGAGTTCTCAGACATAAAAGGCCAGGAAGAGATAGTAAAACGTGTAAAATCTTTTATTGAACAAAAAAATATGCCCCACCTTTTATTTGCAGGTCCTGCAGGAGTAGGAAAAACATCATTATCATTGGTTGTTGCAAAAAAATTATTCGGAGAAGAATGGCACCACAACTTCTTAGAACTCAATGCATCAGACGAACGCGGAATAGACGTTGTAAGGGTAAAGGTAAAAAATTTTGCAAGAACAAGATCAATCGGAAATGTTCCTTTTAAAATAATCTATTTGGATGAATGCGACGCCCTAACAAAAGAAGCCCAGCAAGCATTAAGAAGAACAATGGAAAATTACACACAAACATGCAGATTCATACTAAGCTGCAACTATAGTAGCAAAATAATAGACCCAATCCAATCAAGATGCGCTATTTTTAGATTTAAACCAATTCATAAGAAAGATTTGAAAATAATAATAGATAAAATAGCAAAACAAGAAAACCTAAAAATAGATGAAAAAGCAAAAGAAACACTAATAGAAATATCAGAAGGAGATTGTAGAAGATTAGAAAACATTCTTCAAAGTTCAGCTGCTATGAGCAAAAACATCACAGAGGACTTGTTATATGACTTAATTTCCATAGCAAAACCAAAAGAAGTAACAGAAGTACTCAAATTAGCATTAGACAATAAATTTAAGGAATCAAGAGACAAACTATTAGATGTTATGCTTAACCACGGGTTATCAGGTATAGATATTATCAAACAAATTCAAAAAGAACTATTAAATTTAGAATTAGACAATAGAAAGAAAATGGAGTTAATTGATAAATGCGGCGAAACAGAATTTAGAATAACAGAAGGTTCTGACGAATTCCTACAATTAGAAGCATTTCTAGCAAAAGTAAATCTAATAAATTTAAAATAA
- a CDS encoding mRNA surveillance protein pelota encodes MKIINQNLKKGEIKLKIENLDDIWYLSHIIDKNDIIKGKTTRKVKIGEQEQRNQKIVKKQVFIKLQTEKTEFTNNSLRVSGKIIEAPEDIPLASYHTFNLEENTTINIIKEKWLKFQLDKLKEASQETKSKILIVVLDREESIFALMKKSGYKLLTKIKGNVTKKAAEEKIKSNFYSEIINKVKEYDKRYNFSKIIIASPIFWKEELMKELKDKDLKQKIIQATCSSANVDGITEVLKRPETQEALKQDRITKEINLVEELLKEISKNNLAAYGINQTEKAIEAGAVKTLILTDSFIQKQREKENYEKIDLMLKNTEEIKGSVNIISAEHEGGKKLNGLGGIGALLRYKLI; translated from the coding sequence ATGAAAATAATTAACCAAAATCTCAAAAAAGGAGAAATAAAATTAAAAATAGAAAATCTAGATGATATATGGTATCTAAGCCATATAATAGATAAAAATGATATTATTAAAGGAAAAACCACAAGAAAAGTAAAGATAGGAGAACAGGAACAAAGAAATCAAAAAATAGTAAAAAAACAAGTTTTCATAAAACTTCAAACAGAAAAAACAGAATTTACAAACAATTCCTTAAGAGTTTCTGGAAAAATCATTGAAGCGCCAGAAGACATCCCCTTAGCATCATACCACACATTTAATCTAGAAGAAAACACAACCATAAACATAATAAAAGAAAAATGGTTAAAATTTCAGCTTGATAAATTAAAAGAAGCATCTCAAGAAACAAAATCAAAAATACTTATTGTAGTTTTAGATAGGGAAGAATCAATATTTGCATTAATGAAAAAAAGTGGATATAAATTATTAACAAAGATTAAAGGAAACGTAACCAAAAAAGCAGCCGAAGAAAAAATAAAATCAAATTTTTATTCTGAAATAATCAATAAAGTTAAAGAATATGACAAAAGATACAATTTTAGCAAAATAATAATAGCTTCTCCAATTTTCTGGAAAGAAGAATTAATGAAAGAATTAAAAGATAAAGATTTAAAACAAAAAATAATCCAAGCAACATGTTCTTCTGCAAATGTAGACGGAATTACAGAAGTTCTAAAAAGACCAGAAACCCAGGAAGCACTAAAACAAGATAGAATAACAAAAGAAATAAATCTAGTTGAAGAATTATTAAAAGAAATTTCTAAAAATAATTTAGCAGCATATGGTATAAACCAAACAGAAAAAGCGATCGAAGCAGGAGCAGTAAAAACATTAATTCTAACAGACTCTTTTATTCAAAAACAAAGAGAAAAAGAAAATTATGAAAAGATAGATTTAATGTTAAAAAACACAGAAGAAATAAAAGGCTCAGTCAATATAATTTCTGCAGAACATGAAGGAGGAAAAAAATTAAACGGCTTAGGCGGAATTGGCGCACTACTAAGATACAAATTAATATAA
- a CDS encoding sodium-translocating pyrophosphatase gives MDTTLITVIIISILALVFALVKYISISRKDQGDEKTKEIAKLIHDGAMAFLKKEYKLLSIFIMVFGVILYFIDTTPVNFQGEMTVCFLIGALFSAAAGNIGMRIATKANVRTAIASKKSLNDGLNIAFSSGTVMGMSVVGLGLLGVTGLYMWLGNPNIIFSFGFGASSIALFARVGGGIYTKAADVGADLVGKVEKNIPEDDPRNPATIADNVGDNVGDVAGMGADLFESYVDSIIAAMVLGILITSSIKNAVILPLVLAGVGIICSLIGVSFVKTKRKSGAASALNKGIFGAAGLMAILSPLIILKMTGSLNFYLATISGLGAGIAIGLSTEYYTSNERKPAKTIANASKTGPATNIITGISTGMISTIIPVLAVCVAMGLAFYFGMGVTNSAIGGMYGIAIAAVGMLSTLGITLATDSYGPVADNAAGIAEMAGLGKDVRKRTESLDAVGNTTAAIGKGFAIGSAALTALALFVTFSQVTGMEVINLMNHKVVIGLFIGGLLPFVFSALTMNAVGKAAEDMVIEVRRQFKTIKGLMQGKAKPNYKKCIDISTDAALKQMMLPSLIAIITPILIGLWSPEAVGGLIAGTLVTGFLLAVFMANAGGAWDNAKKYVEEGNLGGKGSEVHKAAVVGDTVGDPFKDTSGPSLNILIKLISIVALVFLPLFL, from the coding sequence ATGGACACAACACTAATAACTGTAATCATAATTTCTATTTTGGCATTGGTTTTTGCCTTGGTAAAATATATATCAATATCTCGGAAAGATCAAGGAGACGAAAAAACAAAAGAAATCGCAAAACTTATTCATGACGGCGCAATGGCTTTTTTAAAAAAAGAATACAAACTTCTTTCTATATTTATAATGGTTTTTGGAGTTATTCTCTATTTTATTGATACAACTCCTGTCAACTTCCAAGGAGAAATGACAGTATGCTTCTTAATTGGTGCATTGTTTTCTGCAGCAGCAGGAAACATTGGTATGAGGATAGCAACAAAAGCGAATGTAAGAACTGCAATCGCTTCAAAAAAATCACTTAACGACGGATTAAATATAGCTTTTTCATCTGGAACAGTTATGGGTATGAGTGTTGTAGGATTAGGTCTTCTAGGAGTAACAGGATTATATATGTGGCTTGGAAACCCAAACATAATATTTAGTTTTGGTTTTGGAGCATCTTCAATAGCCCTTTTTGCTAGAGTTGGTGGGGGAATTTACACAAAAGCAGCAGATGTTGGAGCAGATCTTGTTGGAAAAGTTGAAAAAAACATTCCAGAAGATGACCCAAGAAATCCAGCAACAATTGCTGATAATGTAGGGGATAATGTAGGAGATGTAGCTGGAATGGGTGCAGATCTTTTTGAAAGTTATGTTGACTCGATTATTGCAGCAATGGTTCTTGGTATTCTTATCACATCATCAATAAAAAACGCAGTTATACTCCCTCTTGTATTAGCAGGAGTAGGAATAATTTGTTCATTAATTGGGGTTTCATTTGTAAAAACCAAGAGAAAAAGCGGTGCAGCATCAGCTTTAAACAAAGGAATATTTGGTGCAGCAGGACTTATGGCCATATTATCTCCTTTGATTATATTAAAAATGACAGGAAGTCTTAACTTTTATCTAGCAACAATATCTGGCTTAGGCGCAGGTATTGCAATAGGCCTTTCAACAGAATACTATACATCTAATGAAAGAAAACCAGCAAAAACAATTGCAAACGCATCAAAAACAGGACCAGCAACAAATATAATAACTGGAATTTCTACAGGTATGATATCAACAATAATACCTGTTTTAGCAGTTTGTGTTGCAATGGGCCTTGCATTTTATTTTGGGATGGGAGTAACAAATTCAGCAATAGGAGGAATGTATGGTATTGCAATAGCAGCAGTAGGGATGCTTTCTACACTTGGAATAACTTTAGCAACAGATAGTTATGGCCCTGTTGCAGATAATGCAGCAGGAATTGCAGAAATGGCAGGACTAGGAAAAGATGTAAGAAAAAGAACAGAAAGCCTAGACGCAGTAGGAAACACAACAGCAGCAATTGGAAAAGGATTTGCAATAGGATCAGCAGCTTTAACAGCATTAGCTTTATTTGTTACGTTTTCACAAGTTACAGGAATGGAAGTAATAAATTTAATGAACCATAAAGTTGTTATTGGATTATTTATTGGAGGATTACTTCCTTTTGTGTTTTCAGCACTTACTATGAATGCTGTTGGAAAAGCAGCAGAAGACATGGTTATTGAAGTAAGAAGACAGTTTAAAACAATAAAAGGACTTATGCAAGGAAAAGCAAAACCAAACTACAAAAAGTGCATAGACATATCAACAGACGCAGCATTAAAACAAATGATGCTACCTAGTCTAATAGCTATAATAACTCCAATTTTAATAGGGTTATGGAGTCCTGAAGCTGTTGGTGGTCTTATTGCAGGGACTCTTGTTACTGGATTCCTTTTAGCAGTTTTCATGGCAAATGCAGGTGGAGCATGGGACAATGCTAAGAAATATGTAGAAGAAGGAAATTTGGGTGGGAAAGGATCTGAAGTTCACAAAGCAGCAGTTGTTGGAGATACTGTGGGAGATCCATTCAAAGACACAAGTGGTCCATCTCTGAATATATTGATAAAACTTATATCAATAGTTGCTTTAGTATTCCTTCCTTTATTCTTATAA
- the acs gene encoding acetate--CoA ligase, with translation MPKNSNTKNKFYPPKEFQKKAHINNLKEYQKIYKESISNPEKFWAEKAEQLDWFKKWNIIFKYTKKPFMKWFEGGKLNVSYNCLDRHLTTKRKNKPAIIWQGESEKDKRIITYQQLHKEVCKFANVLKKKGIKKGDRIIMYMPMIPELAISMLACTRIGAIHSVVFCGFSASALQSRIKDCKAKMLITSDGNIRKGKALNVKETVDEALKGIKTIKSVIICKRAKNKIKIKKGRDFWWHDEINAKDISNKCEPRPMNAEDPLFILYTSGTTGKPKGLIHTTAGYLLYTYQTFKWIFDIKEKDVYWCTADIGWITGHSYIVYGPLANGATTVMYEGVITYPDPGRAWKIVEKFKVNIFYTAPTLIRSLTREGDKWPKKYNLNSLRLLGSVGEPINPDSWLWYYNVIGKKKCPIVDTWWQTETGGILISPLPGLNPLKPGSATKPFPGIQAEIYKENGKKAKPNKSGYLIIKKPWPGLARTIWGDSKRYKETYFSKFKEIYLTGDEAKKDKEGYFWIMGRLDDVINVSGHRLGTAEIESAIVTHNKVAESAVVPFPCPIKGQGIYAFVTLKKGVKKSKDLKKEIIQQVRKEIGPIAKPDKIQFADALPKTRSGKIMRRILKAIAEGKEDVGNTTTLADPSVVEILKQEKQNTH, from the coding sequence ATGCCTAAAAATTCTAATACAAAAAATAAATTTTACCCACCAAAGGAATTTCAAAAAAAAGCCCACATAAATAATCTCAAAGAATATCAAAAAATCTACAAAGAATCTATTTCTAATCCTGAAAAATTCTGGGCAGAAAAAGCAGAACAATTAGATTGGTTTAAAAAATGGAACATAATATTCAAATATACTAAAAAACCATTTATGAAATGGTTTGAGGGTGGAAAACTTAATGTTTCTTATAACTGTCTTGATAGACACCTAACAACCAAAAGAAAAAATAAACCAGCAATAATTTGGCAAGGCGAGTCAGAAAAAGACAAAAGAATTATCACTTATCAACAACTCCACAAGGAAGTCTGTAAATTTGCTAATGTTCTCAAGAAAAAAGGAATCAAAAAAGGAGATAGGATAATAATGTATATGCCTATGATTCCAGAACTTGCAATATCTATGTTGGCTTGTACACGTATAGGGGCAATACACAGCGTTGTGTTTTGTGGTTTTAGTGCATCAGCATTACAAAGCAGAATAAAAGATTGTAAAGCAAAAATGCTAATCACTTCTGACGGAAACATAAGAAAAGGCAAAGCCCTAAATGTGAAAGAAACAGTTGATGAAGCTCTCAAAGGAATCAAAACAATTAAATCAGTAATAATATGCAAAAGGGCCAAAAACAAAATAAAAATTAAAAAAGGAAGAGATTTCTGGTGGCATGATGAAATAAATGCTAAAGATATTTCTAATAAATGTGAACCAAGACCAATGAACGCCGAAGATCCTTTGTTTATTTTATACACTTCAGGAACAACAGGAAAACCAAAAGGATTAATCCACACAACAGCAGGATATCTATTATACACTTATCAAACATTTAAATGGATTTTTGATATTAAAGAAAAAGACGTATATTGGTGCACCGCCGACATAGGATGGATAACGGGCCATAGTTATATTGTATATGGGCCATTGGCTAATGGAGCAACAACCGTAATGTATGAAGGGGTTATAACTTATCCAGATCCAGGAAGAGCATGGAAAATTGTTGAAAAATTCAAAGTTAATATTTTCTATACAGCACCAACACTAATCAGATCCTTAACAAGAGAAGGCGACAAATGGCCTAAAAAATATAACCTAAACAGTTTAAGATTATTGGGTTCAGTAGGAGAACCAATAAATCCAGATTCCTGGCTTTGGTATTATAATGTTATTGGAAAGAAAAAATGTCCTATTGTAGATACGTGGTGGCAAACAGAAACAGGCGGAATTTTAATATCCCCTTTACCAGGATTAAATCCATTAAAACCAGGCTCAGCAACAAAACCATTCCCAGGAATACAAGCAGAAATCTACAAAGAAAATGGAAAAAAAGCAAAACCAAACAAAAGCGGGTACTTAATTATAAAAAAACCATGGCCAGGTTTAGCAAGAACAATATGGGGGGATTCTAAAAGATATAAAGAAACTTACTTTTCTAAATTTAAAGAGATATATCTCACAGGAGACGAAGCAAAAAAAGACAAAGAAGGATATTTCTGGATAATGGGTAGGTTAGACGACGTAATAAATGTATCAGGCCATAGACTTGGAACAGCAGAAATTGAAAGCGCAATAGTGACTCATAATAAAGTAGCAGAATCAGCAGTTGTTCCTTTTCCTTGCCCAATAAAAGGACAAGGCATCTATGCTTTTGTAACTCTAAAAAAAGGAGTTAAAAAAAGCAAAGATCTTAAAAAAGAAATAATACAACAAGTTAGAAAAGAAATAGGACCAATAGCAAAACCAGACAAAATTCAATTTGCAGACGCCTTACCAAAAACAAGAAGCGGGAAAATAATGAGAAGAATTCTAAAAGCAATTGCAGAAGGAAAGGAAGATGTCGGAAACACCACGACTTTAGCAGACCCCTCTGTTGTTGAGATTCTAAAACAAGAGAAACAAAACACCCATTAA